The Amycolatopsis endophytica genome includes the window TGACCGTCGGCTGGCCGTGGTGCTCCATCGCCGCCTTGTAGGCCGCGTACACCTTGCGGTAGTCGTGCCCGCCGCGCTTGAGGTTCCAGATGTCGGCGTCGGTGAGGTCCTTGACCAGCTCCTTCGTGCGCGGGTCGCGGCCGAAGAAGTGCTCGCGCACGAAGGCCCCGTCGTTGGCCTTGTACGTCTGGTAGTCGCCGTCCGGCGTGACGTTCATCAGGTTGACCAGCGCGCCGTCGCGGTCGGCGTGCAGCAGCGAGTCCCACTCGCGGCCCCAGATGACCTTGATCACGTTCCAGCCCGCGCCGCGGAAGTAGGCTTCGAGCTCCTGGATGATCTTGCCGTTGCCGCGCACCGGCCCGTCCAGCCGCTGCAGGTTGCAGTTGATGACGAAGGTGAGGTTGTCCAGCCCCTCACCGGCGGCCACGTGGATGAGGCCACGCGATTCGGCCTCGTCCATCTCGCCGTCGCCGAGGAACGCCCACACGTGCTGGTCGCTGGTGTCCTTGATGCCGCGGTCGCGCAGGTACCGGTTGAACCGGGCCTGGTAGATCGCGTTCATCGGGCCGAGGCCCATCGACACGGTCGGGTTCTCCCAGAACTCCGGCATCAGCCGCGGGTGCGGGTACGACGGCAGGCCGCCGCCCTCGCCCGCGTGCGACAGCTCCTGGCGGAACCCGTCCATCTGCTGCTCGGACAGCCTGCCCTCGAGGTAGGCGCGGGCGTACATGCCGGGGGAGGCGTGGCCCTGGAAGAAGACCTGGTCACCGCCGCCGGAGTGGTCCTTGCCGCGGAAGAAGTGGTTGAACCCGACCTCGTAGAGCGCGGCGGAGGACGCGTAGGTGGAGATGTGCCCGCCGACGCTCACTCCGGGACGCTGGGCCCGGTGCACCATGATGGCCGCGTTCCACCGGATGTAGGCCCGGTAGCGGCGCTCGATCTCCTCGTCGCCGGGGAACCACGGCTCGTTCTCGGTGGGGATGGTGTTGACGAAGTCCGTCGCGGTCAGCGGCGGGACACCGACGTTGCGCTCACGGGCGCGCTCCAGGATCCGCAGCATCAGGTAGCGGGCGCGCTGCTGGCCACCACGGGCGAGTGCCTCGTCGAAGGAGTCCAGCCATTCGGAGGTCTCCTCGGGGTCGATGTCGGGCAGGTGCGCCGCCAGCCCGTCACGGATGACGCGGACCCGGGCCGGGGCCCGATCGGTGCCGGCACCGGTGCCTGCGGTCTGGTCGTTCTGGGGGGCCAAGGGATCTCCTCGCCGTTCTCACTTCGCGTGCGGGACACGGATGCCTCTGGGTCGCCGTGCCCTCTCTGTCATGGTCGTCCTGTCGGGGGCTTCCCGTCATCGCTACTGAGCGGTAACGTTCACCTCTGTCCGCGCGCGCGTGCGCGCGCGTAATGCCCACCCTAGGCCAGACGGGCTCGCGCGGGTGCCGCCGAGGGTCGGTTTGCGGTCGCGAACACCTGCCGCCGGGCCCTACGCTGCGCTACGAGTTGACAGAGATCCGGTGTGGACGGTTGCGCCGGAGGCTCCGGGCGTGTTCGCTAGCCCCATCCGTATGTCGAGAGCGCGCGGCACCCTGCCGTTCGCGTCGTGAGTTGGAGGAGTGACTGCAGTGGTCGCCGCTGGAGACGCTGAGTACAGCAGCGTCGCCGAGAGGCTTGGCATCAAGCCGGACATGACGGTTCAGGAGATCGGCTGGGACGAGGACGTCGACGACGACCTGCGTGCCGCGGTCGAAGAACATATCGGCGGCGATCTCCTCGACGAGGACGCCGACGAGGTCATCGACGTCGTCCTGCTGTGGTGGCGGGAGGACGACGGAGACCTGGTCGACGCGATCATGGACGCGCGGTCGCCGCTCGACGAGAACGGCATCATCTGGGTCCTGACCCCCAAGACCGGGCAGCCCGGGCACGTGGAGCCCAGTGAGATCGCCGAGGCCGTGCCCACGGTCGGGCTCGCGCAGACCTCCAACATCAGCGTCGGCGCCAACTGGGCCGGCACGAAGCTGGTGCCGCCGAAGTCGAAGTCGAAGCAGCGCTGACCGGCCGCACGATAGGGTGGGCTGGGGACAAGCAAACGTGGCGATGCGGAAAGGTGCTTCGATGGCGGTCGAGGTCGGTTCAGCTGCACCGGATTTCACCCTGAACGACTACAACAAGCAGCCGGTGAAGCTGTCGTCCTTCCAGGGTGACAAGCCGGTCCTGCTGGTGTTCTACCCGTTCGCGTTCAGCGGGATCTGCCAGGGCGAGCTGTGCCAGCTGCGCGACGAGTTCGCCGAGTACGACGGCCAGGGCGTCCAGGTGCTCGGTGTGTCCGTCGACACACCGTTCTCGCTCAAGGCGTGGGCCGAGCAGCAGGGCTACCAGTTCCCGCTGCTGTCGGACTTCTGGCCGCACGGTGAGGTCGCCAAGCTCTACGGCGTCTTCAACGAGGGCGCCGGGCTGGCCAACCGCGGCACCTTCCTGATCGACAAGACCGGCGTGGTGCGCTACGCCGAGGTCAACCAGCCGGGCGAACCGCGTGACCAGCTCGCCTGGAAGCGCGCGGTGGCCGAGCTGCCGCAGTGATCTCTTCGGCCGGTGGTGGCCCTCGTGCCGCCACCGGCTGAGGGCGCATAGCTCAGCGGAAGAGCACCTCCCTTACAAGGAGGGGGTCGCAGGTTCGAACCCTGCTGCGCCCACCCGTGTCATCGCGTCCCGTGGAAGGACGTTGGGCGTTCGGACGAGTTCGCGCGCGGCTCGTCGTGGGAACGTGAGGAACGTGCCGTCCGAGCCTGGTCCGTTCGATCCGCATCCCGTGCGCAGGGCGCGGCTCGAAGCGATCCTGTGGACCGCCGTCGGTCACCGGGCTGGTCGCCGCGGCGTTGTGGGTGCGCTATCTCCGCGTTCTGCGCCGGAGTCCGGGGCGTTCCGGTACCGTGCGACGACGCTCGTCACGGAAATCACGTGCGTTCGCGGGCGAAAATCGACAGGCTCACGTCGTGAACCGTGACCTGATCTCGCGCCTCGCCCATGCCGACCATCCCATCGCCGCGCCGCTCGGTGATGAGGCGGTCGCCGCCCTGCTCGACCGGGCTCTGCCGCGCGACGGCGCGACCATGCTGGATCTCGGGTGCGGCGGTGGGGAGTGGCTGCTCCGCGCCCTCGCCGTCCGGCCGGAGGCGCGGGCCGAAGGTGTCGACCTCGCCGAGCCCGCCCTCGATCATGCCCGTCGCGAAGCCGGCAGGCGAGGCGTGGGCGACCGGCTCGTCCTCCACCGGCAGGACGTCTCCGCCTTCACCGCCGCCGAACCGTTCGACCTGGTGCTCTGCGTCGGCTCCACGCACGCGTTCGGCGGTCTGCTCCCGGCCCTCGCCGCGGCACGACGGCTGCTCGCGCCGGGCGGGCGGGTGATCGTCGGCGACGGGTACTGGGAATGTGAGCCGTCCCCGGAGGCGGTCGAGATGCTCGGCGACTTCGCCGACCTGGCCACGACCGTCGACGCGCTCACCACCGACGGCTGGATCCCGCTCTACGGGCACCTCAGCACCCGCCAGGAACTCGACGACTACGAGTGGTCCTGGACCGGCTCGCTCGCCGCGCAAGCACTCGACCAGCCCGACGTGCTCGCCGTCGCGACCGAGCACCGGAACGGCTGGCTGCGCGGCTACCGCGACTGCTTCGGGTTCCTCACCCTGACCCTCGCCGACGGGTCGCGATCCCCGGAAGCCGCACCCGGCCGGCTGGACGCGCCGCTCCCGTGAATGAGATCGTGTCACCGTGCGGGAACGAGTGCTGTCGACCTTGGCGGGCCTGGCGATCGGCGACGCATTGGGCATGCCCACCGAGGGCAAGGCGCCACACGACATCACCCCGGTCACGAACTTCCAGGCCGCGCGGGGAATGCCGGCAGGAGGAGTGACCGACGACACGCAACAGGCCGTGATCATGGCCCGCCTCCTGATCGGCAACGACGGGCGCATCGACCCGCGCCGCCTCGCGGACGAACTCCTCGACTGGGAGCGGGACCTGCGAAGCCGCGGGATCCGGGGACTGCTGGGCCCGTCGACACGGGCCGCGGTGACCGCGGTGGCGGCAGGTGAACCGTTGGAGAAGGCCGGTCGCCACGGAACCACGAACGGCGCCGCCATGCGCATCGCGCCGGTGGGCATCGTGAACCCACCCGAGCTGCCGCTGCTCGTCGACCGGGTGGTGGAGGCCAGCTGGGTCACGCACAACACCGGCGTCGCGCTCGCGGGGGCGGCCGCGGTCGCCGCGGCGGTGAGCGCGGGGATCGGCGGAGCGAGCCGGGAGGAGGCGACGGACTGCGCCATCGAGGCCGCGGAACTGGCGGCGCGGAGGGGAAACTGGGTCGCCGCGGGGGACGTCGCCGCGCGGATCAGGTGGGCGCGCACGATGAACCCGGCCGACATCGCGAGTCTGATCGGAACCAGCGTCGCCACCCAGGAGTCGGTGCCCGCCGCCTTCGCGGTGCTCGCGCACAATCCCGACCCGTGGGAAGCGTGCCGCGTCGCGGCGAGCCTCGGTGGGGACACCGACACGATCGCGTCCATGGCGGGCGCGATCGCCGGGGCGTGTCACGGCGCGGGGGCGTTTCCGGAGGAGGCGGTCCGGACCGTGACCGAGGTCAACGAGCTTCCGCTGCCGGAGCTGGCCGACGGGTTGCTGAAACTTCGCGCCAGAAACTGACGAGCGCCTCGGCCGTCTCGTGTGGACGGTCGAGTTGCACGCAGTGACCGGCGCCCGCGATCCCGGCCGCGTCCCGGCCGAAGCGTCTGGCCAGCCGCTGGTACTGCTCGTGCGAGCCGGTGAAGGCGTCGTCCATGCCGTGCACGAACAGCAGCGGCACACCGGAACCGGCCAGCTCCCCGAGACCCGTCCGCGGCCCGCACAGCATCCGCGGGAAACCGATGAGATGACCGGTGCGCGTCGTCGACAGCCGCGTGGTCATCAGGTCCAGCCGCTCCGGTTGCTCCCGGGCCCAGTGCTCGATGAGGTTGCCGAGCCCGGCCGCGCCCCCGGCGGACACCGCCTCCGCGCACCAGGTGAGGAAAGCGGTTTCTTTGTCCGATCCGGACAACAGGCTGCCCAGCGGCGCAAGGCTGTGCACGGCCCGTGGGTCGATCACGGCAGCGGTGTGTGCGACCGCGGCTCCCGCGCAGTGCGCGACGACGTGCGCCGGCTCGCCTTCGCCGATTTCGCCGATCACCGCGAGCAGGTCGTGGGCCATCGCGGACAGTGTGTAGGCGCTCGGATCGTCGGAGCCGGGGCTTTCGTGCTGGCCGTGGTGATCCACCGCCCAGGCCGCGTACCCGGCGTCGGCGAGCAGCGGCAGCAGCGGCGCGAAGTCCTCTTTGGACCCCAGGTACCCGGCGACGAGGACCACCGGCTCGCCGGTCCCGGCCCGGTGGGCGGCGAACCGGCCCCGGTCGGTCTCCAGCATGACAGTCCCGGCCGTGAAGGACGCGGTGGTCACAGCGGCGCCCCTTCCCGGATCGCGGCCTTCTCGATGACGTCGGCGGCCTCCACCGCACCACCGCAGGCCCGCACGGTCTCCCTCATGGCCTGGACGTTCGCCTCGATGCCGGGATCGGACGACACCGCCAGCACCGCGTTGTGCAGCGTCTGGGCGGTCACCTCCGCGCGGTCGAGCGTGACGCCCAGCCCCAGTTCGGTGAGCCGCGCCGCGTTGAGCCGCTGCTCGGCCATCTGCGGGACCGCGACCATCGGCACGCCGTGGTACAGCGACTCCAGCAGGCTGCCCATCCCGGCGTGCGTGACGAACGCCGACGCCGACGCGAGCACGTCGAGCTGCGGCACCATGGGGGCGACCTCGACGCCGTCCGGAACCGGCCCGAGCGCGGCCGGGTCGACGTGCCGTCCGATCGCCAGCACCGTGTGCCAGCCCAGGCCCGCGGTCATGTCCAGGCAGGCGCGGAAGAAGTCCGGCTGGTCGGTGAAGCACGAGCCGAGCGAGATCAGCAGCACCGGTTTGCCCGACGGCGGCCGCCACGTGCCCTGGAACGCCCGGTCGCCCAGTGCGGGACCGGCGAACGTGTGTTCCGCGCCGAGCAGCTCCGGGGACATCTGGAACGCCCGCGGCACGAACACGACCTTCGGATCGGTCGTCCCCTGGAAGTCCTCGACCGTGCAGCCAAGGCCGTTGGCGTCGAGGAACCGCTGGAACCGCTGGTACACCGGCAGTTCCGCCACCGTCTCCACGCCGAACGCGACACGTTCCCAGCCGGGGAACAAGGCGTGTGTCGGGGACAGCTGCACCATCGGCAGGCCGAGCTTGCGGGCCAGGATCTTTCCGGCGAAGGCGACGAAATCGTAGGCCACGACGTCCGGTGGGTCATCGGCGAACGCGGCTTCCAGCACCGGGAGGGCGGCCTCGGCGTCCCGGTGGTACATCTCCACACCCGCCATCAGGTCCTCCGGCGGCGGTCCGGCGTCGCGAACTCCGGGCAGCACAACGGGTTCCGCCCCGGCCGCGCGCACCTGCGGTGCGAAATCCTCGCCCACCGCGTAGCTGACGCGACAGCCGCGGGACACCAGCTCGGTCACCACGGCGAGCGTGGGGTTGACGTGCCCGTGGTCCGGGGCGTTGACGAACAGGACGTGACTCATCGCGCCACCCCGCACACGACGTGCTCGACCGGCCCGCAGTACGGCAGGCCGGACAGCGGCCGCCCCCCGAAGAAGCGCAAGGCCAGGTCGACGACCTCGGTGGGCCGCTCCAGGTGCACCAGGTGGTCCGCGCCGTAGATCGTGGTGAACCGCGCGTCGGCGCACCGGGCCGCGGCCTCGCGGCTCAGCCGTGGCGTGGTCAGCGGATCGTGCTCACCGGTCGTCACCAGCACCGGGACCGGCAGGACGGCGGCGTCGTCACCGGGGTGGTCCAGCAGGCGCCGCGTGTTGTCCAGGTACTTGCCGACGTCGGCCTCGCTCATCGTCTCGACCAGGCCGCGCAGGCACCGCCGGACCGCGGCCTGACGGCGCACGCCGGGCTCGCGGCTCAGCATCAGGTCCAGCACTTCGGCGGTGAACTCCTCGTGCCGTCCCTGCTCGGCCAGTTCGACGCTGCGGGCGATGCGGGTGCGCAGGCGGCCGGTCACGTGGGTCATCGTGCCCACCAGCATGAGGCGGCTGATCCGGTCCGGCCGCAGCTGGGCCCACCGGTGCGCGACGCCGCTGCCGTAGGAGGCGCCGACCATGTGCACCGGTCCGGGCGCGACCTGGTCGAGCAGGTGGTCCAGCGCGCCGGCGAGGAAGTCGACCCCGTACTCCGGCGGCAGCCGGTCCGCGGCGCCCCAGCCGGGCAGGTCGACGGTGATCACGTCGGTCTCGGCGAGCAGGTCGCGTTCGATGCGGCCCCACGCGTCCATGTGCTGGAAAGCGCCGCCCACCAGGACGATCGGCTCTTCTCTGACGCCCGGTCCGCGGACGATCCGCCCCTGGAAGGCGAACCCCCCGAAAGTGAGCGGGACGATCTCGTGCCGGGTGGTCGTTGCCGTCACAGCGAAGGTTCCTCGGGGTGTGGGGGTTTGGGGCCCGCCACGTAACCACGTCGCCGCCCGTGGGCGCGCCACGGAAACTCCATCGAGCCAAGATCTCCACACGCCCGAGTGACCATCGCCGGGAGCGGCCAACACGGTGACCGGGACGGCCAACACGGTGCCCGGAGCGGCCAACACGGTGCCCGGAGCGGCCGACACGCCGTCGGCTACTTGCCGAAACCTGCCGTCAGGCCGCTGACCAGCTGGCGGCGGCCGAGGATGTACAGCGCCAGCACCGGCAGCGTCGACAGCACGACCGCCGCCAGCACGGCCGGGATGTTGACCCGGAACTGGCCCTGGAACGACCACAGCGCGAGCGGCAGCACGCGCTGGTCCGCGCTCTGCGTGAGGATCAGCGGGAACAGGAACCCGTTCCACACGTTGAGCCCGTCGTACACCGCGACCGTCACCACGGCGGGGCGGGTCATCGGCAGCACGAGGCTGAACAGCATCCGCCAGTCGCCCGCGCCGTCCACCCGCATGGACTCGAACAGTTCGTTCGGCACGTCGCGCAGGAAGTTCGCCAGGATCACCACCGACAGCGGGATCGCGAACGCGACCGACGGCAGGATGATCGCCAGCAGCGTGTCGTACAGCTTGGCACGTGTGATCAGGTAGTAGATGGGGATGATGGTGGCCTGCAGGGGGATCGCCAGTCCCAGCAGAAAACCGCGGTACGTCAGCCGGGAGAACCAGGAAGTCCCGCGCACCACGTAGTAGGCCGCCATGAGCGACACCGCGACCGCGATCGCCACGGTCGCCGTCGTCACCACGACGCTGTTGAGGAAATAGCGCCAGAAGTCGTTGGCCAGCACCCGTTCGTAGGCGCTCGCGGTCGGCGCCGGTATCGACAGCGGGTTCGCGTCGTAGAACCCGCGCTGGTTGCGCAGGCTCGTGACCACCACGTAGTAGACCGGCACCAGCACGATCGCCAGCCACACGATCCCGGCCAGGCCGCCCGCGTAGTTGGGACGCGTCCGCATCAGGCTCCCTCCAGCTGACTGCCCCGCCGGAAACTGGACAGCTTCGACAGTCCCAGTGACAACGCGAGCCCGGCCACCACCAGCAGCACGGCCAGCGTGCTCGCCCGCCCCATGTCGTTGCCGGAGAACCCGGACAGGTACATGTCCAGCGGCAGCAGGCGGGTCGCGTCGCCCGGACCGCCGCCGGTGAGCACGAACACGAGGTCGAAGTAGGTCAGCGAACCGACCGTCATCAGCGTCGACGACGTGATGATCGTGTACCGCAGCTGCGGCAGTGTGATGTGGAAGAACTGCCGCACCGGCCCGGCGCCGTCCAGCTGTGCCGCCTCGTACAGCGACACCGGGATCTGCCGCACACCGCCCTGGTAGAGCAGCGTGTGGAACGGCACGAACTGCCAGGCGATCACGAAGATCACGACATACAGCGCGAGCGTCGGATCGCCGAGCCAGTCCTGCGACAGGACGTCGAGGCCGAACGCGCGGCTCATCCCGAAGTTCGGGTCCAGCAGCGCCTTGAACGCGATCGCGATGGCCGCCGCGGACAGCAGCATCGGCAGGAAGTACAGCACCCCGAGCACCGCGCGGAACCGGCCGCGCCGCGCGATCAGCACGCCGAGCAACAGCGAGATCGGCGTCTGCACCAGCCAGCTGAGCACCATGACCTGCACCGACAGCCAGATCGCGTGGTAGGTGGCCGGATCGGCGAGCGCGAGCGCCCAGTTGTCCAGGCCCGTCCACGACGGGTCGCCGATGCCGTCCCACTCCATGAAGCTCAGCACCGCGACCCCGCCGAGCGGCACGATCGCGAACACCGCGAAGAACGCCAGCGCGGGTACCGCCATCAGCGGGCTCGGCCCGGAGCGGCGACGCGGACGGCCGGGCGCCGGCGTGCGTGCCGGCGCCCGGTCCCGCGCCTGAAGGACGGTGCTCACTGCCCGATCGTCGCGTTCATGTTGGCGGAGAACTGTTCCGGCGTGATCTGCTTGAGGAACAGCTGCTCCAGGTTGGTCAGCAGCGTGTCGGCCTGGCCGGGGGACAGGGCCTGGTCCCAGGACAGCTGGAAGTTCGGCGCGCCGCTGGCCATCTCGTAGATCGAGGTCAGGTACTCCGGGTCCTCGGTCCGGGCGATCTTGTCCTCGATGCCGGTCAGCGGGGGCACCGAACCGCCGGCGAGCAGCGAGTCGACGTAGGTGTCGTTCATCAGGTCCTCGCGCAGGTACCGCAGCGCGGCCTGCTTCTGCTCGTCGCTCGCGGTGGCCGAAACCGACCAGTAGTTGGCGGGGTTGCCGACGATGTTCGCCGGGTCGCCCTTGCCGCCGGTGACGGTGGGGAAGCTGGTCCAGCCGAGCTTGCCGCCGGTGATGAACTCCGGATCGGCCTGCTTGATCGTCGGGAACGCCCACGACCCCATCAGGTACATGGCGGCCTTGCCGGTGAACAGCAGCGCGGTGTCGGCGTTGCTGTCGGTGGCGATCGAGTTGAAGCCGTGCACGAACCCGCCCGCGTCGACGAGCTGCTGGATCATCGTGTTGGCCTGGATGATCGCCGGATCCGACCACGCGCCGGGCTTGTTCTCGGCGACGGCGTTGAACACCTCCGGCCCGCCGAGCCGGTCGACGAGGTACTCCTCCCACATCAGCTGCGGCCACTTGCTCTGCCCGCCCATGGAGAACGGTGCGATTCCGGCGGCGTTGAACCGCG containing:
- a CDS encoding DUF3052 domain-containing protein is translated as MVAAGDAEYSSVAERLGIKPDMTVQEIGWDEDVDDDLRAAVEEHIGGDLLDEDADEVIDVVLLWWREDDGDLVDAIMDARSPLDENGIIWVLTPKTGQPGHVEPSEIAEAVPTVGLAQTSNISVGANWAGTKLVPPKSKSKQR
- a CDS encoding peroxiredoxin; this encodes MAVEVGSAAPDFTLNDYNKQPVKLSSFQGDKPVLLVFYPFAFSGICQGELCQLRDEFAEYDGQGVQVLGVSVDTPFSLKAWAEQQGYQFPLLSDFWPHGEVAKLYGVFNEGAGLANRGTFLIDKTGVVRYAEVNQPGEPRDQLAWKRAVAELPQ
- a CDS encoding SAM-dependent methyltransferase; protein product: MNRDLISRLAHADHPIAAPLGDEAVAALLDRALPRDGATMLDLGCGGGEWLLRALAVRPEARAEGVDLAEPALDHARREAGRRGVGDRLVLHRQDVSAFTAAEPFDLVLCVGSTHAFGGLLPALAAARRLLAPGGRVIVGDGYWECEPSPEAVEMLGDFADLATTVDALTTDGWIPLYGHLSTRQELDDYEWSWTGSLAAQALDQPDVLAVATEHRNGWLRGYRDCFGFLTLTLADGSRSPEAAPGRLDAPLP
- a CDS encoding ADP-ribosylglycohydrolase family protein, which encodes MRERVLSTLAGLAIGDALGMPTEGKAPHDITPVTNFQAARGMPAGGVTDDTQQAVIMARLLIGNDGRIDPRRLADELLDWERDLRSRGIRGLLGPSTRAAVTAVAAGEPLEKAGRHGTTNGAAMRIAPVGIVNPPELPLLVDRVVEASWVTHNTGVALAGAAAVAAAVSAGIGGASREEATDCAIEAAELAARRGNWVAAGDVAARIRWARTMNPADIASLIGTSVATQESVPAAFAVLAHNPDPWEACRVAASLGGDTDTIASMAGAIAGACHGAGAFPEEAVRTVTEVNELPLPELADGLLKLRARN
- a CDS encoding alpha/beta fold hydrolase, coding for MTTASFTAGTVMLETDRGRFAAHRAGTGEPVVLVAGYLGSKEDFAPLLPLLADAGYAAWAVDHHGQHESPGSDDPSAYTLSAMAHDLLAVIGEIGEGEPAHVVAHCAGAAVAHTAAVIDPRAVHSLAPLGSLLSGSDKETAFLTWCAEAVSAGGAAGLGNLIEHWAREQPERLDLMTTRLSTTRTGHLIGFPRMLCGPRTGLGELAGSGVPLLFVHGMDDAFTGSHEQYQRLARRFGRDAAGIAGAGHCVQLDRPHETAEALVSFWREVSATRRPAPAAEAR
- a CDS encoding macrolide family glycosyltransferase — its product is MSHVLFVNAPDHGHVNPTLAVVTELVSRGCRVSYAVGEDFAPQVRAAGAEPVVLPGVRDAGPPPEDLMAGVEMYHRDAEAALPVLEAAFADDPPDVVAYDFVAFAGKILARKLGLPMVQLSPTHALFPGWERVAFGVETVAELPVYQRFQRFLDANGLGCTVEDFQGTTDPKVVFVPRAFQMSPELLGAEHTFAGPALGDRAFQGTWRPPSGKPVLLISLGSCFTDQPDFFRACLDMTAGLGWHTVLAIGRHVDPAALGPVPDGVEVAPMVPQLDVLASASAFVTHAGMGSLLESLYHGVPMVAVPQMAEQRLNAARLTELGLGVTLDRAEVTAQTLHNAVLAVSSDPGIEANVQAMRETVRACGGAVEAADVIEKAAIREGAPL
- a CDS encoding alpha/beta fold hydrolase — encoded protein: MTATTTRHEIVPLTFGGFAFQGRIVRGPGVREEPIVLVGGAFQHMDAWGRIERDLLAETDVITVDLPGWGAADRLPPEYGVDFLAGALDHLLDQVAPGPVHMVGASYGSGVAHRWAQLRPDRISRLMLVGTMTHVTGRLRTRIARSVELAEQGRHEEFTAEVLDLMLSREPGVRRQAAVRRCLRGLVETMSEADVGKYLDNTRRLLDHPGDDAAVLPVPVLVTTGEHDPLTTPRLSREAAARCADARFTTIYGADHLVHLERPTEVVDLALRFFGGRPLSGLPYCGPVEHVVCGVAR
- a CDS encoding carbohydrate ABC transporter permease → MRTRPNYAGGLAGIVWLAIVLVPVYYVVVTSLRNQRGFYDANPLSIPAPTASAYERVLANDFWRYFLNSVVVTTATVAIAVAVSLMAAYYVVRGTSWFSRLTYRGFLLGLAIPLQATIIPIYYLITRAKLYDTLLAIILPSVAFAIPLSVVILANFLRDVPNELFESMRVDGAGDWRMLFSLVLPMTRPAVVTVAVYDGLNVWNGFLFPLILTQSADQRVLPLALWSFQGQFRVNIPAVLAAVVLSTLPVLALYILGRRQLVSGLTAGFGK
- a CDS encoding carbohydrate ABC transporter permease — protein: MSTVLQARDRAPARTPAPGRPRRRSGPSPLMAVPALAFFAVFAIVPLGGVAVLSFMEWDGIGDPSWTGLDNWALALADPATYHAIWLSVQVMVLSWLVQTPISLLLGVLIARRGRFRAVLGVLYFLPMLLSAAAIAIAFKALLDPNFGMSRAFGLDVLSQDWLGDPTLALYVVIFVIAWQFVPFHTLLYQGGVRQIPVSLYEAAQLDGAGPVRQFFHITLPQLRYTIITSSTLMTVGSLTYFDLVFVLTGGGPGDATRLLPLDMYLSGFSGNDMGRASTLAVLLVVAGLALSLGLSKLSSFRRGSQLEGA
- a CDS encoding extracellular solute-binding protein, with the protein product MTLVKRRTAVIAAGLAAVLSFTTACGSSGPTGGGGATAWSLTGGDEQTFRTSFDSAGIEAQYFGNDAYKQKIRTAIGAGEAPTLVFSWSGGLLQSWVDSGKIMDLSQEAANDPAFVNRFLPSVARTGVLDGKTYAVPNNGMQPVVLFYNKELFDQIGAQPPKTWDDLMALVPRFNAAGIAPFSMGGQSKWPQLMWEEYLVDRLGGPEVFNAVAENKPGAWSDPAIIQANTMIQQLVDAGGFVHGFNSIATDSNADTALLFTGKAAMYLMGSWAFPTIKQADPEFITGGKLGWTSFPTVTGGKGDPANIVGNPANYWSVSATASDEQKQAALRYLREDLMNDTYVDSLLAGGSVPPLTGIEDKIARTEDPEYLTSIYEMASGAPNFQLSWDQALSPGQADTLLTNLEQLFLKQITPEQFSANMNATIGQ